From the genome of Chionomys nivalis chromosome 19, mChiNiv1.1, whole genome shotgun sequence, one region includes:
- the Mmp11 gene encoding stromelysin-3: protein MARAACLLRAISRALLLQLPLLLLLLLLLLPPPLMARPRPPDSHRHRPGKRGLQLPQAALPNSLASAPSSHWAPSPAGGSRLPRCGVPDPPDVLNARNRQKRFVLSGGRWEKTDLTYRILRFPWQLVREQVRQTVAEALQVWSEVTPLTFTEVHEGRADIMIDFTRYWHGDNLPFDGPGGILAHAFFPKTHREGDVHFDYDETWTIGDNQGTDLLQVAAHEFGHVLGLQHTTAAKALMSPFYTFRYPLSLSPDDRRGIQHLYGRRQPAPTSHAPALGSQAGIDTNEIALLEPETPPDVCETSFDAVSTIRGELFFFKAGFVWRLRSGQLQPGYPALASRHWQGLPNPVDAAFEDAQGHIWFFQGAQYWVYDGEKPFLGPAPLSELGLQGSLVHAALVWGPEKNKIYFFRGGDYWRFHPRTQRVDNPVPRRATDWRGVPSEIDAAFQDAEGYAYFLRGQLYWKFDPVKVKVLEGFPRLIGPDFFDCAEPANTFR from the exons ATGGCACGGGCCGCCTGTCTCCTCCGCGCGATCTCGCGCGCcctcctgctccagctgcctctgctgctgctgttgctgctgctgctcctgccgCCGCCGCTGATGGCCCGACCCAGGCCACCG GATAGCCACCGTCACCGCCCCGGGAAGAGAGGGCTGCAGCTTCCACAGGCAGCTCTGCCTAATAGCTTGGCTTCTGCCCCATCCTCCCATTGGGCCCCTAGTCCTGCTGGTGGCTCCAGACTTCCACGGTGTGGTGTGCCTGACCCACCTGATGTGCTGAATGCCCGAAACCGACAGAAGCGCTTCGTGCTGTCAGGAGGGCGTTGGGAGAAGACAGACCTCACCTATAG gATCCTCCGGTTCCCATGGCAGCTTGTAAGGGAGCAGGTACGGCAGACGGTGGCAGAGGCCCTCCAGGTATGGAGTGAGGTGACACCGCTCACTTTCACCGAGGTGCATGAGGGACGCGCTGACATCATGATTGACTTCACCAG GTACTGGCATGGGGACAACTTGCCGTTTGATGGGCCTGGGGGCATTCTGGCCCATGCTTTCTTCCCCAAGACCCACCGAGAAGGAGATGTTCACTTTGACTATGATGAAACTTGGACTATTGGGGACAACCAGG GCACAGACCTGCTACAAGTGGCAGCTCATGAATTTGGCCATGTTCTGGGGCTGCAACACACCACAGCAGCTAAGGCCCTCATGTCCCCTTTCTACACCTtccgttacccactgagcctcagCCCAGATGATCGAAGGGGCATCCAGCACCTCTATGGCCGGCGCCAGCCGGCCCCCACCTCCCACGCCCCAGCCTTGGGCTCCCAGGCTGGGATAGATACCAATGAGATTGCACTTCTGGAG CCGGAAACCCCACCGGATGTCTGTGAGACTTCCTTTGATGCAGTTTCCACCATCCGAGGCGAGCTCTTCTTCTTCAAAGCCGGCTTTGTTTGGAGGCTGCGCAGTGGGCAGCTGCAGCCTGGGtatcctgctctggcctctcgGCACTGGCAAGGATTGCCCAACCCTGTGGATGCAGCTTTTGAGGATGCCCAGGGTCATATTTGGTTTTTCCAAG GTGCTCAGTACTGGGTATACGATGGTGAGAAGCCATTCCTAGGCCCTGCACCACTCTCCGAGCTGGGCCTACAGGGGTCCCTGGTCCATGCTGCCCTGGTCTGGGGTCCTGAGAAGAACAAGATCTACTTCTTCCGAGGTGGAGACTATTGGCGTTTCCACCCCAGAACCCAACGTGTAGACAATCCTGTGCCCCGACGTGCCACTGACTGGCGAGGGGTACCTTCTGAGATTGACGCTGCCTTCCAGGATGCTGAGG GGTATGCCTACTTCCTGCGTGGCCAACTCTACTGGAAGTTTGACCCTGTGAAGGTGAAGGTTCTGGAGGGCTTTCCTCGCCTTATAGGTCCTGACTTCTTTGACTGTGCAGAGCCTGCCAATACTTTCCGCTGA
- the Chchd10 gene encoding coiled-coil-helix-coiled-coil-helix domain-containing protein 10, mitochondrial, with the protein MPRGSRSTAARPASRPAHPPAHPPPSAAAPAPAASGQPGLMAQMASTAAGVAVGSAVGHVMGNALTSAFSGGSSEPAQPAVQQAPGRPASYPLQMGPCSYEIKQFLDCSTTQSDLTLCEGFSEALKQCKYNHGLSSLP; encoded by the exons ATGCCTCGGGGAAGTCGCAGCACGGCTGCCAGGCCGGCCAG TCGCCCAGCCCACCCTCCTGCGCACCCACCGCCCTCAGCTGCCGCCCCGGCACCTGCCGCTTCGGGCCAGCCGGGCCTTATGGCTCAGATGGCATCCACCGCTGCTGGCGTAGCTGTGGGATCGGCTGTAGGGCATGTCATGGGAAATGCCCTGACCAGCGCCTTCAGTGGGGGAAGCTCGGAGCCTGCTCAGCCTGCGGTCCAGCAG GCCCCTGGCCGTCCTGCCTCTTACCCCCTACAGATGGGGCCCTGCTCCTATGAGATCAAGCAGTTCCTGGATTGCTCCACCACTCAGAGTGACCTAACCCTGTGCGAGGGCTTCAGCGAGGCCCTGAAGCAGTGCAAATACAATCACG GTCTGAGCTCCCTGCCCTGA
- the C19H22orf15 gene encoding uncharacterized protein C22orf15 homolog, whose amino-acid sequence MFITVMFGADCRMLVNSWCSLVTFIVHLKQKAQVPPEATIALLAEDGHLMRLEEGMVQAPSMACSLLQQQGTYVLVQIIRGQDGAPTHYESLLDNLDDQYPELAEELCWLSGLPGTSHSQRRRTGIRHGHREQGPPSRSRRVASLPSRNR is encoded by the exons atgtttatcacagtgATGTTTGGAG CTGATTGTCGCATGCTAGTGAACTCCTGGTGCAGCCTGGTGACCTTCATTGTGCATCTGAAACAGAAGGCTCAGGTGCCCCCAGAAG CAACCATTGCTCTCCTGGCTGAAGACGGGCATCTGATGAGGCTGGAAGAGGGGATGGTCCAGGCCCCTTCCATGGCCTGTTCCCTCCTGCAGCAGCAAGGGACCTATGTCCTGGTACAGATCATTA GAGGACAAGATGGGGCTCCCACCCACTATGAGTCTCTATTGGACAACCTAGATGACCAATACCCAGAGTTAGCAG aggagctTTGCTGGCTCTCCGGCTTGCCAGGCACAAGCCACAGTCAGAGAAGACGCACAGGCATTCGGCATGGCCACCGGGAACAAGGTCCCCCTTCAAGGTCTCGGAGGGTGGCCTCCCTCCCATCAAGAAACCGCTAG
- the Vpreb3 gene encoding pre-B lymphocyte protein 3 isoform X1 — MACSGCPPFLLIGAFLAVFQPTLTYPDAVLVFPGQVVQLSCTINSQHATIGDSGVSWYQQRPGSAPHLLYYHSEEEHYRPDDIPDRFSATADVAHNACVLTISPVQPEDEADYFCSIAYKEL; from the exons ATGGCCTGCTCTGGTTGCCCGCCTTTCCTTCTGATTGGTGCCTTCTTGGCAG TCTTCCAGCCAACCCTCACCTATCCTGACGCAGTACTGGTGTTCCCAGGCCAAGTGGTTCAACTCAGCTGCAcaatcaattcccagcatgccacCATTGGGGACTCTGGCGTGTCTTGGTATCAGCAGCGCCCGGGCAGCGCTCCTCACCTGCTCTACTACCACTCAGAAGAGGAGCACTACCGGCCTGATGACATTCCCGACAGGTTCTCCGCTACCGCCGACGTGGCCCACAATGCCTGTGTGCTGACCATCAGCCCCGTGCAGCCGGAGGACGAAGCAGACTACTTTTGTTCCATTGCCTATAAAGAACTTTGA
- the Vpreb3 gene encoding pre-B lymphocyte protein 3 isoform X2 yields the protein MACSGCPPFLLIGAFLAVLVFPGQVVQLSCTINSQHATIGDSGVSWYQQRPGSAPHLLYYHSEEEHYRPDDIPDRFSATADVAHNACVLTISPVQPEDEADYFCSIAYKEL from the exons ATGGCCTGCTCTGGTTGCCCGCCTTTCCTTCTGATTGGTGCCTTCTTGGCAG TACTGGTGTTCCCAGGCCAAGTGGTTCAACTCAGCTGCAcaatcaattcccagcatgccacCATTGGGGACTCTGGCGTGTCTTGGTATCAGCAGCGCCCGGGCAGCGCTCCTCACCTGCTCTACTACCACTCAGAAGAGGAGCACTACCGGCCTGATGACATTCCCGACAGGTTCTCCGCTACCGCCGACGTGGCCCACAATGCCTGTGTGCTGACCATCAGCCCCGTGCAGCCGGAGGACGAAGCAGACTACTTTTGTTCCATTGCCTATAAAGAACTTTGA